In the Tenrec ecaudatus isolate mTenEca1 chromosome 16, mTenEca1.hap1, whole genome shotgun sequence genome, one interval contains:
- the RASAL1 gene encoding rasGAP-activating-like protein 1 isoform X1 — translation MAKSSSLNVRVVEGRALPAKDVSGSSDPYCIVKVDDEVVARTATVWRSLSPFWGEEYTVHLPLDFHHLAFYVLDQDTVGHDDVIGKISLSREAIAADSRGIDSWINLSHVDPDAEVQGEIRLAVQVLEDGRGRCLRCHMLQARDLAPRDISGTSDPFARVFWGCQSLETTTIKKTRFPHWDEVLELREPPGPLSPLRVELWDWDMVGKNDFLGMVEFSPQVLQQNPPNGWFRLLPFPRAEEDAGGSLGALRLKVRLTEDRVLPSLHYQPLTDLLMESALDPTEEDTASPLALLEELTSGDCRQDLATKLVKLFLGRGLAGPFLDYLTRREVARTTNPNTLFRSNSLASKSMEQFMKLVGMPYLHEVLKPMVSRVFEEKKYMELDPCKMELGRTRRISFKGALSEEHVRETSLGLLTGYLGPIVDAIVGSVGRCPLTMRLAFRKLGQRVQERFPQPEHEDVKYLAISGFLFLRFFAPAILTPKLFDLRDQHADPQTSRSLLLLAKAVQSIGNLGQQLGQGKELWMAPLHPFLLQSISRVRDFLDRLVDVEGEEVAGGPARVLVPPSVTVREGYLLKRKEESASLATRFTFKKRYFRLSGETLSYSKTPELQMRSTIPVSRIRAVERVDEGAFQLPHVMQVVTQDDAGALHTDYLQCKNVNELNQWLSALRKASAPNPDKLAACHPGAFRGARWTCCLQAKRSAAGCSRTHSAVTLGDWSDPLDPDAEAQMVYRQLLLGRDQLRVKFLEDPNPDTTLEADTGVGPNVLEGDYPNDLVRQRTMAVRLLAMLEDLDRAHEEFQQRERDQAASRPLGP, via the exons GACAGCGACCGTCTGGCGGAGCCTGAGCCCCTTCTGGGGTGAAGAGTACACGGTGCACCTGCCCCTGGACTTCCACCACCTGGCCTTCTACGTGCTGGACCAGGACACCGTCGG GCACGACGACGTCATTGGCAAGATCTCACTGAGCAGGGAGGCTATTGCTGCGGACTCCCGAG GGATCGACAGCTGGATCAATCTGAGCCACGTGGACCCGGACGCCGAGGTGCAGGGGGAGATCCGTCTGGCGGTGCAGGTGCTAGAAGATGGGAGGGGCCGCTGCCTCCGCTGCCACATGCTCCAGGCCAG GGACCTGGCCCCCCGGGATATCTCTGGCACGTCGGACCCCTTTGCTCGTGTGTTTTGGGGCTGCCAGAGTTTGGAGACTACA ACCATCAAGAAGACCCGCTTCCCACACTGGGATGAGGTGCTGGAGCTGCGAGAGCCACCGgggcccctgtcccctcttcggGTGGAGCTCTGGGACTGGGACATGGTGGGCAAAAATGACTTCTTGGGAATG GTGGAGTTCTCCCCCCAGGTCCTGCAGCAGAACCCACCCAATGGCTGGTTCCGCCTCCTGCCCTTTCCCAGAGCAGAGGAGGATGCTGG GGGGAGCCTGGGGGCGCTGCGACTGAAGGTGCGCCTGACTGAGGACCGCGTGCTGCCCTCCCTGCACTACCAGCCGCTTACTGACCTGCTCATGGAGTCCGCGCTGGACCCGACAGAG GAGGACACTGCAAGCCCCCTGGCCTTGCTGGAGGAGTTGACCTCGGGGGACTGCCGCCAGGACCTGGCCACCAAGCTGGTGAAGCTTTTCCTGGGCCGGGGCCTGGCCGGCCCTTTCCTGGACTATCTCACCCGGCGCGAGGTGGCTCGGACCA CCAACCCCAACACTCTCTTCCGTTCTAACTCGCTGGCCTCCAAGTCCATGGAGCAGTTTATGAAG CTCGTGGGCATGCCCTACCTGCACGAGGTCTTGAAGCCAATGGTCAGTCGCGTCTTCGAGGAGAAGAAATACATGGAGCTGGACCCATGCAAGATGGAGCTGGGTCGCACACG GCGGATCTCCTTCAAGGGCGCCCTCTCAGAGGAGCATGTGCGGGAGACCAGCTTGGGGCTGCTGACTGGCTACCTGGGGCCCATCGTGGACGCAATTGTGGGCTCTGTGGGACGCTGCCCGCTCACCATGCGCCTGGCTTTCAGGAAGCTGGGGCAGCGCGTGCAGGAACGTTTCCCCCAGCCGGAACACGAG GACGTGAAATACCTGGCCATCAGCGGCTTCCTCTTCCTGCGGTTCTTTGCACCTGCCATCCTCACTCCAAAGCTCTTTGACCTCCGGGACCAGCACGCAGACCCCCAGACCAGTCGCTCGCTGCTCCTGCTCGCCAAG GCTGTGCAGAGCATCGGGAACCTGGGCCAGCAGCTGGGCCAGGGCAAGGAGCTGTGGATGGCACCCCTCCATCCCTTCCTGCTGCAGAGCATCTCCCGAGTGCGGGACTTCCTGGACCGGTTGGTGGATGTGGAAGGGGAGGAAG TGGCTGGGGGCCCAGCCCGGGTCCTGGTCCCGCCCTCTGTGACTGTCCGGGAAGGCTACCTGCTGAAGCGCAAGGAGGAGTCTGCCAGCTTGGCCACCCGCTTCACCTTCAAGAAGCGCTACTTCCGGCTCAGCGGGGAGACCCTGTCCTACTCCAAGACTCCAGAGTTGCAG ATGCGCTCTACCATTCCGGTGTCACGCATCCGCGCCGTGGAGCGCGTGGACGAGGGCGCCTTCCAGCTGCCCCACGTGATGCAGGTGGTGACCCAGGACGATGCGGGAGCGCTGCACACCGACTACCTCCAGTGTAAG AACGTGAACGAGCTGAATCAATGGCTCTCCGCCCTGCGGAAGGCCAGCGCCCCCAACCCGGACAAGCTGGCTGCCTGCCACCCTGGTGCCTTCCGCGGTGCTCGCTGGACCTGCTGCCTCCAGGCCAAGCGCTCAG CTGCTGGCTGCAGCCGCACCCACTCGGCGGTCACCCTGGGGGATTGGAGTGACCCTCTGGACCCTGATGCGGAGGCGCAGATGGTGTATCGGCAGCTGCTTCTGGGGCGGGATCAGCTCag GGTGAAGTTCCTGGAGGATCCCAATCCGGATAcaaccctggaggcagacactggGGTGGGCCCCAATGTCCTAGAAG gggacTATCCTAATGACCTCGTCCGGCAAAGAACAATGGCTGTCCGTCTGCTGGCCATGCTTGAAGACTTAGACCGTGCCCACGAGGAGTTCCAGCAGCGGGAGCGGGACCAGGCTGCCTCTAGGCCCCTTGGCCCCTGA
- the RASAL1 gene encoding rasGAP-activating-like protein 1 isoform X5 → MAKSSSLNVRVVEGRALPAKDVSGSSDPYCIVKVDDEVVARTATVWRSLSPFWGEEYTVHLPLDFHHLAFYVLDQDTVGHDDVIGKISLSREAIAADSRGIDSWINLSHVDPDAEVQGEIRLAVQVLEDGRGRCLRCHMLQARDLAPRDISGTSDPFARVFWGCQSLETTTIKKTRFPHWDEVLELREPPGPLSPLRVELWDWDMVGKNDFLGMVEFSPQVLQQNPPNGWFRLLPFPRAEEDAGGSLGALRLKVRLTEDRVLPSLHYQPLTDLLMESALDPTEEDTASPLALLEELTSGDCRQDLATKLVKLFLGRGLAGPFLDYLTRREVARTTNPNTLFRSNSLASKSMEQFMKLVGMPYLHEVLKPMVSRVFEEKKYMELDPCKMELGRTRRISFKGALSEEHVRETSLGLLTGYLGPIVDAIVGSVGRCPLTMRLAFRKLGQRVQERFPQPEHEVLLFRQDVKYLAISGFLFLRFFAPAILTPKLFDLRDQHADPQTSRSLLLLAKAVQSIGNLGQQLGQGKELWMAPLHPFLLQSISRVRDFLDRLVDVEGEEVAGGPARVLVPPSVTVREGYLLKRKEESASLATRFTFKKRYFRLSGETLSYSKTPELQMRSTIPVSRIRAVERVDEGAFQLPHVMQVVTQDDAGALHTDYLQCKNVNELNQWLSALRKASAPNPDKLAACHPGAFRGARWTCCLQAKRSAAGCSRTHSAVTLGDWSDPLDPDAEAQMVYRQLLLGRDQLRVKFLEDPNPDTTLEADTGVGPNVLEGDYPNDLVRQRTMAVRLLAMLEDLDRAHEEFQQRERDQAASRPLGP, encoded by the exons GACAGCGACCGTCTGGCGGAGCCTGAGCCCCTTCTGGGGTGAAGAGTACACGGTGCACCTGCCCCTGGACTTCCACCACCTGGCCTTCTACGTGCTGGACCAGGACACCGTCGG GCACGACGACGTCATTGGCAAGATCTCACTGAGCAGGGAGGCTATTGCTGCGGACTCCCGAG GGATCGACAGCTGGATCAATCTGAGCCACGTGGACCCGGACGCCGAGGTGCAGGGGGAGATCCGTCTGGCGGTGCAGGTGCTAGAAGATGGGAGGGGCCGCTGCCTCCGCTGCCACATGCTCCAGGCCAG GGACCTGGCCCCCCGGGATATCTCTGGCACGTCGGACCCCTTTGCTCGTGTGTTTTGGGGCTGCCAGAGTTTGGAGACTACA ACCATCAAGAAGACCCGCTTCCCACACTGGGATGAGGTGCTGGAGCTGCGAGAGCCACCGgggcccctgtcccctcttcggGTGGAGCTCTGGGACTGGGACATGGTGGGCAAAAATGACTTCTTGGGAATG GTGGAGTTCTCCCCCCAGGTCCTGCAGCAGAACCCACCCAATGGCTGGTTCCGCCTCCTGCCCTTTCCCAGAGCAGAGGAGGATGCTGG GGGGAGCCTGGGGGCGCTGCGACTGAAGGTGCGCCTGACTGAGGACCGCGTGCTGCCCTCCCTGCACTACCAGCCGCTTACTGACCTGCTCATGGAGTCCGCGCTGGACCCGACAGAG GAGGACACTGCAAGCCCCCTGGCCTTGCTGGAGGAGTTGACCTCGGGGGACTGCCGCCAGGACCTGGCCACCAAGCTGGTGAAGCTTTTCCTGGGCCGGGGCCTGGCCGGCCCTTTCCTGGACTATCTCACCCGGCGCGAGGTGGCTCGGACCA CCAACCCCAACACTCTCTTCCGTTCTAACTCGCTGGCCTCCAAGTCCATGGAGCAGTTTATGAAG CTCGTGGGCATGCCCTACCTGCACGAGGTCTTGAAGCCAATGGTCAGTCGCGTCTTCGAGGAGAAGAAATACATGGAGCTGGACCCATGCAAGATGGAGCTGGGTCGCACACG GCGGATCTCCTTCAAGGGCGCCCTCTCAGAGGAGCATGTGCGGGAGACCAGCTTGGGGCTGCTGACTGGCTACCTGGGGCCCATCGTGGACGCAATTGTGGGCTCTGTGGGACGCTGCCCGCTCACCATGCGCCTGGCTTTCAGGAAGCTGGGGCAGCGCGTGCAGGAACGTTTCCCCCAGCCGGAACACGAG GTGCTGCTTTTTCGGCAGGACGTGAAATACCTGGCCATCAGCGGCTTCCTCTTCCTGCGGTTCTTTGCACCTGCCATCCTCACTCCAAAGCTCTTTGACCTCCGGGACCAGCACGCAGACCCCCAGACCAGTCGCTCGCTGCTCCTGCTCGCCAAG GCTGTGCAGAGCATCGGGAACCTGGGCCAGCAGCTGGGCCAGGGCAAGGAGCTGTGGATGGCACCCCTCCATCCCTTCCTGCTGCAGAGCATCTCCCGAGTGCGGGACTTCCTGGACCGGTTGGTGGATGTGGAAGGGGAGGAAG TGGCTGGGGGCCCAGCCCGGGTCCTGGTCCCGCCCTCTGTGACTGTCCGGGAAGGCTACCTGCTGAAGCGCAAGGAGGAGTCTGCCAGCTTGGCCACCCGCTTCACCTTCAAGAAGCGCTACTTCCGGCTCAGCGGGGAGACCCTGTCCTACTCCAAGACTCCAGAGTTGCAG ATGCGCTCTACCATTCCGGTGTCACGCATCCGCGCCGTGGAGCGCGTGGACGAGGGCGCCTTCCAGCTGCCCCACGTGATGCAGGTGGTGACCCAGGACGATGCGGGAGCGCTGCACACCGACTACCTCCAGTGTAAG AACGTGAACGAGCTGAATCAATGGCTCTCCGCCCTGCGGAAGGCCAGCGCCCCCAACCCGGACAAGCTGGCTGCCTGCCACCCTGGTGCCTTCCGCGGTGCTCGCTGGACCTGCTGCCTCCAGGCCAAGCGCTCAG CTGCTGGCTGCAGCCGCACCCACTCGGCGGTCACCCTGGGGGATTGGAGTGACCCTCTGGACCCTGATGCGGAGGCGCAGATGGTGTATCGGCAGCTGCTTCTGGGGCGGGATCAGCTCag GGTGAAGTTCCTGGAGGATCCCAATCCGGATAcaaccctggaggcagacactggGGTGGGCCCCAATGTCCTAGAAG gggacTATCCTAATGACCTCGTCCGGCAAAGAACAATGGCTGTCCGTCTGCTGGCCATGCTTGAAGACTTAGACCGTGCCCACGAGGAGTTCCAGCAGCGGGAGCGGGACCAGGCTGCCTCTAGGCCCCTTGGCCCCTGA
- the RASAL1 gene encoding rasGAP-activating-like protein 1 isoform X2, producing MAKSSSLNVRVVEGRALPAKDVSGSSDPYCIVKVDDEVVARTATVWRSLSPFWGEEYTVHLPLDFHHLAFYVLDQDTVGHDDVIGKISLSREAIAADSRGIDSWINLSHVDPDAEVQGEIRLAVQVLEDGRGRCLRCHMLQARDLAPRDISGTSDPFARVFWGCQSLETTTIKKTRFPHWDEVLELREPPGPLSPLRVELWDWDMVGKNDFLGMVEFSPQVLQQNPPNGWFRLLPFPRAEEDAGGSLGALRLKVRLTEDRVLPSLHYQPLTDLLMESALDPTEEDTASPLALLEELTSGDCRQDLATKLVKLFLGRGLAGPFLDYLTRREVARTTNPNTLFRSNSLASKSMEQFMKLVGMPYLHEVLKPMVSRVFEEKKYMELDPCKMELGRTRRISFKGALSEEHVRETSLGLLTGYLGPIVDAIVGSVGRCPLTMRLAFRKLGQRVQERFPQPEHEDVKYLAISGFLFLRFFAPAILTPKLFDLRDQHADPQTSRSLLLLAKAVQSIGNLGQQLGQGKELWMAPLHPFLLQSISRVRDFLDRLVDVEGEEVAGGPARVLVPPSVTVREGYLLKRKEESASLATRFTFKKRYFRLSGETLSYSKTPELQVVTQDDAGALHTDYLQCKNVNELNQWLSALRKASAPNPDKLAACHPGAFRGARWTCCLQAKRSAAGCSRTHSAVTLGDWSDPLDPDAEAQMVYRQLLLGRDQLRVKFLEDPNPDTTLEADTGVGPNVLEGDYPNDLVRQRTMAVRLLAMLEDLDRAHEEFQQRERDQAASRPLGP from the exons GACAGCGACCGTCTGGCGGAGCCTGAGCCCCTTCTGGGGTGAAGAGTACACGGTGCACCTGCCCCTGGACTTCCACCACCTGGCCTTCTACGTGCTGGACCAGGACACCGTCGG GCACGACGACGTCATTGGCAAGATCTCACTGAGCAGGGAGGCTATTGCTGCGGACTCCCGAG GGATCGACAGCTGGATCAATCTGAGCCACGTGGACCCGGACGCCGAGGTGCAGGGGGAGATCCGTCTGGCGGTGCAGGTGCTAGAAGATGGGAGGGGCCGCTGCCTCCGCTGCCACATGCTCCAGGCCAG GGACCTGGCCCCCCGGGATATCTCTGGCACGTCGGACCCCTTTGCTCGTGTGTTTTGGGGCTGCCAGAGTTTGGAGACTACA ACCATCAAGAAGACCCGCTTCCCACACTGGGATGAGGTGCTGGAGCTGCGAGAGCCACCGgggcccctgtcccctcttcggGTGGAGCTCTGGGACTGGGACATGGTGGGCAAAAATGACTTCTTGGGAATG GTGGAGTTCTCCCCCCAGGTCCTGCAGCAGAACCCACCCAATGGCTGGTTCCGCCTCCTGCCCTTTCCCAGAGCAGAGGAGGATGCTGG GGGGAGCCTGGGGGCGCTGCGACTGAAGGTGCGCCTGACTGAGGACCGCGTGCTGCCCTCCCTGCACTACCAGCCGCTTACTGACCTGCTCATGGAGTCCGCGCTGGACCCGACAGAG GAGGACACTGCAAGCCCCCTGGCCTTGCTGGAGGAGTTGACCTCGGGGGACTGCCGCCAGGACCTGGCCACCAAGCTGGTGAAGCTTTTCCTGGGCCGGGGCCTGGCCGGCCCTTTCCTGGACTATCTCACCCGGCGCGAGGTGGCTCGGACCA CCAACCCCAACACTCTCTTCCGTTCTAACTCGCTGGCCTCCAAGTCCATGGAGCAGTTTATGAAG CTCGTGGGCATGCCCTACCTGCACGAGGTCTTGAAGCCAATGGTCAGTCGCGTCTTCGAGGAGAAGAAATACATGGAGCTGGACCCATGCAAGATGGAGCTGGGTCGCACACG GCGGATCTCCTTCAAGGGCGCCCTCTCAGAGGAGCATGTGCGGGAGACCAGCTTGGGGCTGCTGACTGGCTACCTGGGGCCCATCGTGGACGCAATTGTGGGCTCTGTGGGACGCTGCCCGCTCACCATGCGCCTGGCTTTCAGGAAGCTGGGGCAGCGCGTGCAGGAACGTTTCCCCCAGCCGGAACACGAG GACGTGAAATACCTGGCCATCAGCGGCTTCCTCTTCCTGCGGTTCTTTGCACCTGCCATCCTCACTCCAAAGCTCTTTGACCTCCGGGACCAGCACGCAGACCCCCAGACCAGTCGCTCGCTGCTCCTGCTCGCCAAG GCTGTGCAGAGCATCGGGAACCTGGGCCAGCAGCTGGGCCAGGGCAAGGAGCTGTGGATGGCACCCCTCCATCCCTTCCTGCTGCAGAGCATCTCCCGAGTGCGGGACTTCCTGGACCGGTTGGTGGATGTGGAAGGGGAGGAAG TGGCTGGGGGCCCAGCCCGGGTCCTGGTCCCGCCCTCTGTGACTGTCCGGGAAGGCTACCTGCTGAAGCGCAAGGAGGAGTCTGCCAGCTTGGCCACCCGCTTCACCTTCAAGAAGCGCTACTTCCGGCTCAGCGGGGAGACCCTGTCCTACTCCAAGACTCCAGAGTTGCAG GTGGTGACCCAGGACGATGCGGGAGCGCTGCACACCGACTACCTCCAGTGTAAG AACGTGAACGAGCTGAATCAATGGCTCTCCGCCCTGCGGAAGGCCAGCGCCCCCAACCCGGACAAGCTGGCTGCCTGCCACCCTGGTGCCTTCCGCGGTGCTCGCTGGACCTGCTGCCTCCAGGCCAAGCGCTCAG CTGCTGGCTGCAGCCGCACCCACTCGGCGGTCACCCTGGGGGATTGGAGTGACCCTCTGGACCCTGATGCGGAGGCGCAGATGGTGTATCGGCAGCTGCTTCTGGGGCGGGATCAGCTCag GGTGAAGTTCCTGGAGGATCCCAATCCGGATAcaaccctggaggcagacactggGGTGGGCCCCAATGTCCTAGAAG gggacTATCCTAATGACCTCGTCCGGCAAAGAACAATGGCTGTCCGTCTGCTGGCCATGCTTGAAGACTTAGACCGTGCCCACGAGGAGTTCCAGCAGCGGGAGCGGGACCAGGCTGCCTCTAGGCCCCTTGGCCCCTGA
- the RASAL1 gene encoding rasGAP-activating-like protein 1 isoform X3: MAKSSSLNVRVVEGRALPAKDVSGSSDPYCIVKVDDEVVARTATVWRSLSPFWGEEYTVHLPLDFHHLAFYVLDQDTVGDLAPRDISGTSDPFARVFWGCQSLETTTIKKTRFPHWDEVLELREPPGPLSPLRVELWDWDMVGKNDFLGMVEFSPQVLQQNPPNGWFRLLPFPRAEEDAGGSLGALRLKVRLTEDRVLPSLHYQPLTDLLMESALDPTEEDTASPLALLEELTSGDCRQDLATKLVKLFLGRGLAGPFLDYLTRREVARTTNPNTLFRSNSLASKSMEQFMKLVGMPYLHEVLKPMVSRVFEEKKYMELDPCKMELGRTRRISFKGALSEEHVRETSLGLLTGYLGPIVDAIVGSVGRCPLTMRLAFRKLGQRVQERFPQPEHEVLLFRQDVKYLAISGFLFLRFFAPAILTPKLFDLRDQHADPQTSRSLLLLAKAVQSIGNLGQQLGQGKELWMAPLHPFLLQSISRVRDFLDRLVDVEGEEVAGGPARVLVPPSVTVREGYLLKRKEESASLATRFTFKKRYFRLSGETLSYSKTPELQMRSTIPVSRIRAVERVDEGAFQLPHVMQVVTQDDAGALHTDYLQCKNVNELNQWLSALRKASAPNPDKLAACHPGAFRGARWTCCLQAKRSAAGCSRTHSAVTLGDWSDPLDPDAEAQMVYRQLLLGRDQLRVKFLEDPNPDTTLEADTGVGPNVLEGDYPNDLVRQRTMAVRLLAMLEDLDRAHEEFQQRERDQAASRPLGP, encoded by the exons GACAGCGACCGTCTGGCGGAGCCTGAGCCCCTTCTGGGGTGAAGAGTACACGGTGCACCTGCCCCTGGACTTCCACCACCTGGCCTTCTACGTGCTGGACCAGGACACCGTCGG GGACCTGGCCCCCCGGGATATCTCTGGCACGTCGGACCCCTTTGCTCGTGTGTTTTGGGGCTGCCAGAGTTTGGAGACTACA ACCATCAAGAAGACCCGCTTCCCACACTGGGATGAGGTGCTGGAGCTGCGAGAGCCACCGgggcccctgtcccctcttcggGTGGAGCTCTGGGACTGGGACATGGTGGGCAAAAATGACTTCTTGGGAATG GTGGAGTTCTCCCCCCAGGTCCTGCAGCAGAACCCACCCAATGGCTGGTTCCGCCTCCTGCCCTTTCCCAGAGCAGAGGAGGATGCTGG GGGGAGCCTGGGGGCGCTGCGACTGAAGGTGCGCCTGACTGAGGACCGCGTGCTGCCCTCCCTGCACTACCAGCCGCTTACTGACCTGCTCATGGAGTCCGCGCTGGACCCGACAGAG GAGGACACTGCAAGCCCCCTGGCCTTGCTGGAGGAGTTGACCTCGGGGGACTGCCGCCAGGACCTGGCCACCAAGCTGGTGAAGCTTTTCCTGGGCCGGGGCCTGGCCGGCCCTTTCCTGGACTATCTCACCCGGCGCGAGGTGGCTCGGACCA CCAACCCCAACACTCTCTTCCGTTCTAACTCGCTGGCCTCCAAGTCCATGGAGCAGTTTATGAAG CTCGTGGGCATGCCCTACCTGCACGAGGTCTTGAAGCCAATGGTCAGTCGCGTCTTCGAGGAGAAGAAATACATGGAGCTGGACCCATGCAAGATGGAGCTGGGTCGCACACG GCGGATCTCCTTCAAGGGCGCCCTCTCAGAGGAGCATGTGCGGGAGACCAGCTTGGGGCTGCTGACTGGCTACCTGGGGCCCATCGTGGACGCAATTGTGGGCTCTGTGGGACGCTGCCCGCTCACCATGCGCCTGGCTTTCAGGAAGCTGGGGCAGCGCGTGCAGGAACGTTTCCCCCAGCCGGAACACGAG GTGCTGCTTTTTCGGCAGGACGTGAAATACCTGGCCATCAGCGGCTTCCTCTTCCTGCGGTTCTTTGCACCTGCCATCCTCACTCCAAAGCTCTTTGACCTCCGGGACCAGCACGCAGACCCCCAGACCAGTCGCTCGCTGCTCCTGCTCGCCAAG GCTGTGCAGAGCATCGGGAACCTGGGCCAGCAGCTGGGCCAGGGCAAGGAGCTGTGGATGGCACCCCTCCATCCCTTCCTGCTGCAGAGCATCTCCCGAGTGCGGGACTTCCTGGACCGGTTGGTGGATGTGGAAGGGGAGGAAG TGGCTGGGGGCCCAGCCCGGGTCCTGGTCCCGCCCTCTGTGACTGTCCGGGAAGGCTACCTGCTGAAGCGCAAGGAGGAGTCTGCCAGCTTGGCCACCCGCTTCACCTTCAAGAAGCGCTACTTCCGGCTCAGCGGGGAGACCCTGTCCTACTCCAAGACTCCAGAGTTGCAG ATGCGCTCTACCATTCCGGTGTCACGCATCCGCGCCGTGGAGCGCGTGGACGAGGGCGCCTTCCAGCTGCCCCACGTGATGCAGGTGGTGACCCAGGACGATGCGGGAGCGCTGCACACCGACTACCTCCAGTGTAAG AACGTGAACGAGCTGAATCAATGGCTCTCCGCCCTGCGGAAGGCCAGCGCCCCCAACCCGGACAAGCTGGCTGCCTGCCACCCTGGTGCCTTCCGCGGTGCTCGCTGGACCTGCTGCCTCCAGGCCAAGCGCTCAG CTGCTGGCTGCAGCCGCACCCACTCGGCGGTCACCCTGGGGGATTGGAGTGACCCTCTGGACCCTGATGCGGAGGCGCAGATGGTGTATCGGCAGCTGCTTCTGGGGCGGGATCAGCTCag GGTGAAGTTCCTGGAGGATCCCAATCCGGATAcaaccctggaggcagacactggGGTGGGCCCCAATGTCCTAGAAG gggacTATCCTAATGACCTCGTCCGGCAAAGAACAATGGCTGTCCGTCTGCTGGCCATGCTTGAAGACTTAGACCGTGCCCACGAGGAGTTCCAGCAGCGGGAGCGGGACCAGGCTGCCTCTAGGCCCCTTGGCCCCTGA